TGCTGGCTCGGTGACCGATTCTCAATTAAACTTTGCTCTTTTTGCAGCATGGTTAAAATAAGTTTTGGATTAATTGAATACTGCTGCGCAGTATTGTAAATAATTTCTGATGCTGGCCGGACTACGCCGGCGTAATCAACGAACGAATGGTTGGATAAATAACTGCCATGGCTTTCTAAAAACCGCTGAATCGCGGCTTGGCTCATGGAATTATAATCCACTAGCTCAAAATCCGAGATAATATTGTTCGTATCAAATACGCTTGACTGTGCGTTAAGCGTTTGAGGGGTGAATAAAAAAACTCCGGCTAAAGCGGCCAGGGGTAGAATCGTTAATGTCTTCATATCGTGATTATAACAAAGAAAACACCATCCCACCACGTCATTTCGCCCCGTATCAGAGTACGGGGTAAACTCCAGCGGGAATCAAGGGAAGACTAATTCTGGATCACCGATCTAGCCGGGGATAACGTTCTTTTCGTTGCTAAAAGTCTTGTTTTTTAGTATAATTAAGGTCAAAATATGAAAATTTCAATGGTTGGAGTAGACGTAAACAACATTTCTAAAACTGATTTACTTATAATGATCGCTGACTGGCTCAAATCTAAATCAAAGCGTCACATAGTAACAGTTAACCCTGAATTTATAGTCGCCGCAAACAAAGACGATGACTTTAAATCTATTTTAAACAAGGCTGACATGGCCGTGCCGGATGGGTTTGGCCTTCAATTGTTTTCTGGTTTTAAATTTAAAGCCAGAATTGCTGGAGTAGATTTAATGGTGGCTATATGTAAGCTTGCGGCTGACCAAAATAAATCAATTTACTTGCTTGGCGGAGCTAATAACGTAGCTAAAAATTGTGCCGATAAATTGCTGCAACAAATTCCCAGCCTAATCATAGCCGGCTGGCAAGATGGCGTTTTGTCCGACCAGGTTAATATTCAAAGTATTAACGACGCAAATCCAGATATCATTTTCGTCGCTTTTGGGCAAGTCAAGCAAGAAAAGTGGATTAATCAAAATTTTGCTAAATTGAGATCAGTAAAATTAGCTATGGGCGTTGGCGGCAGCTTTGATTACTTATCCGGGACAATAAAAAGAGCGCCTAAATTTTTTCGCCAAATTGGGTTGGAATGGTTGTATCGTTTGTTTAAGCAACCCACCCGTATAAATCGAATTATGAATGCTGTTTTAGTTTTTCCATACCTAGTTATAAAGTCACATGTCCAAAGTAGTCACTAGATTCGCTCCCAGCCCGACCGGACTTATGCATGTCGGCGGATTGCGGACCGCTTTGTACAATTATCTTTTTGCCAAGTCACAAAAAGGAAAATTTAATTTGCGCATTGACGACACCGACCGTTCACGCTATTTAGAAACCGCCGAAGATGATATTTTAAATAACTTTAAATTATTCGGCTTAAAACATGACAATCACCTTTTTCGCCAATCGGAGAATATTGACACCTACCAAAAATTTGCTTTGGAACTGGTTGAAAACAATAAAGCGTATCACTGTTTTTGCTCAACCGAGCGCTTAGCTAAAATGCGCGACGAACAAAGGCAGCGTAAACAAGCACCGCTTTACGATCGTTTATGCTACAAACTGCCTAAAGAAGAAGTGAATAAGCGGCTCAGCCAAAAAGAAAGCAACGTTATCCGCATGTATATACCTGAAGCTGAAACGATCGAATTTAATGACTTGATTCGCGGGCAAGTGTCATTTCGTACCAAAGAAATTGACGACCAAGTACTTTTAAAATCAGATGGTTTCCCAACTTACCACCTGGCTAATGTGATTGATGATTATAAAATGGGTGTGACCCATGTGCTTAGAGGAGAGGAGTGGCTATCTTCGACTCCAAAACATATTT
The window above is part of the Candidatus Buchananbacteria bacterium CG10_big_fil_rev_8_21_14_0_10_42_9 genome. Proteins encoded here:
- a CDS encoding glycosyltransferase, whose protein sequence is MKISMVGVDVNNISKTDLLIMIADWLKSKSKRHIVTVNPEFIVAANKDDDFKSILNKADMAVPDGFGLQLFSGFKFKARIAGVDLMVAICKLAADQNKSIYLLGGANNVAKNCADKLLQQIPSLIIAGWQDGVLSDQVNIQSINDANPDIIFVAFGQVKQEKWINQNFAKLRSVKLAMGVGGSFDYLSGTIKRAPKFFRQIGLEWLYRLFKQPTRINRIMNAVLVFPYLVIKSHVQSSH